The sequence below is a genomic window from Tachysurus vachellii isolate PV-2020 chromosome 2, HZAU_Pvac_v1, whole genome shotgun sequence.
tattattattattattatcacattaattaattaaatacttaCAAAAACTCTTTTTCTCAATGGCTCTACTGTTTCCATCTTCCTGAATGTTGTTACATCCCTAATTTAGCTTGTCtgttacattgttttttttgtgccgGTTTCAGTTATTGGTCAGCGACTAGCAGCAATGAACCTCCTTTCTCCGTTGGCCATCAGCGACGAGTTCAGTACAGTGAGACTGCAGCACAGCCGGGCCTTCGCTGAGCTCCTGCATGCAGCCAGCTCATCCCTGTTTCCTCAGGTAAACAGAGTACCCCAAAAAGCCTCAACTGATGATATATTTTATAGCAAAGATGAGGCAaatgggctttttttttatgacagaaTCAAAGGTACCTCAATGTTGATGGCCAAAACCCAGTGCTAAGGTGAGGACAACACAAACAGCAGACAGTTACACAGTGcttttgttggtgtttttatgttacaaatacacatactgtatatcaagtAGATCTTTTAGTAGCCTTTATATTTCAGAACAAAAAGTGGTCTTTTCCAAACCTCTCGCTACCTCACTGAATTTGAAGAAATGTCACCTTTGGGCAGAGGATCATATGGAAAAGTCTTTAAGGTATGTCAGTCTAGGACATATATTGTAGCTTGGCTTTTAAATGCCGTTTTACATTTAATGAGATCCTCAATGCCTTTGACAGGTGAAAAACAAGTTGGATGGACAGGATTACGCTGTAAAAAAGATTCTGATCAAGAATGTGACAAGAAATGATTGCATGAAGGTAGAACCATGTCCTGATTATTTCATTCATATGCATTGTATACCAAAGACTAAATGAAATGCAATATGACAAAAATTGTATGAAATGATTTGTTGTAGGTCTTACGGGAGGTTAAAGTTCTGTCCAGTCTTCAGCATCCGAACATTGTTGGCTATCACACTGCGTGGATGGAGCATGTGCAGCCTGCCGTGAAGAGTAAATCACttatattaagtatatatttaacTCACTTGTAGGAACACTTGCAACTTTTTCCTTACACCGCACCTTACCTCTAGAATAGTTTTATGCGAGATACTGTGAGTGAGTATTCCTGTTTCCACCAGCAGTTTGGCATCTGTAGtctgttgatgtgtgtgatttgtgttgcCAATTCATCCAAAATTCAGAGTCCCCTAAGATCCCCTAAGGCACCAGGTAAAGAGAAATCAAACACCTTTCTAATAACGTTATCTCTCATGAGCAAGTGTTTGTCTATACTGGGCATCTGCGCAGCTGTGTTGTGGGCATAAACCTGCATTCTGTAACTCAGTGCTCTAAGTAATCACAGCCGTGTCGATACTCAGTATAACAGTACAACTGCATGTCTATGCTGCTTTTATACCATGGTAAAAAAGAAGTGACATCTCAGACACAATACGGCCAAATGTTGTCCTGAAGAAGCAAAACTCACAGACAGCCGGATAGATAGAAGGCTTTCTAGGTAACAGGGATTCCACATTCTTCTTAATGGTGCTTCCTCTACAATAGGTGTCACTttgacacccttatccagagcggataacatttatctcatttatacagctgagcaattgagggttaagggccttgttcaggggcccggaagtggcagcttgatggacctggttttttgaactcataaccttccgatcagtagtccaacaccttaaccactgagctaccacatcccttattATGATGACACTAGCTGTACTGTAGTAATGGTTTCAGTGTAGGAAGTGGAATTTTATGTGgtttaaaacaaacaggcagcatgatacacacagtgaaagGTCCCAGGAAAATTAAAGGAAATATAGGCATGCTGCTAACTGTCATAGTATAATTACTTGTATCCTTTTCTTCTAGATTGTACACCTACCATTCTGTCTGCCATACCAGCTTTAGAAACACCGTCACAAACAGAAAGGTAAGATCACTTGCACTGTTTACTTAAACAGAGCAGATGAACATGCCTACTGCATATTCATCACAGTCTCTGAGTCAACGAGTCTCTTTTGCAGACTTGATGAGGAGAGCAACAGTAGCACCAATGGATCGTCCATTGTTTTTGAAAACTCAAGCTCGAAGTGCTCGAAGGACAGAAAAGGACAATCTATGAACATGCGAATTAAGAGCTCAAGTAATGTTCTAACATCTACAATGGCAAAAGAGCAGAGGAGTCAGGTTCTGTCCACAAACATGCCCAAACCACTTAACTTTGTCCCATGTGTGTTCTTGGGAGAGCCGCGCTCTGTCAGCAAGACCTGCCCGGCACTTCGTTGGGAAAGTTCCACACTGTCAGAGGAGTCGTATGTTGATATGAGCAGTCAGCAGTGGGCTGACAAACATCCAAATGAGGCATGTGGCATATTGTTCATCATTTTCCAAAAAATATTAGCAACAAAAAATATTCTTCTGCTTCAGTCACAAAATTTATTAGTTTGGcataatatcctttctacagGTTCAGTTCCACTTGATGCTTTACATCCAAATGCAGCTGTGTGAGCGTTCATTGAAAGAGTGGATTCAGGAAAGGAACTCTGAGACAGACCTCACAAAGTCAACAGGTATATTGAACGGATTATTAACTGGCATATGTTATTTGCATTGTATTATTAGTTGTGGTCATTTCTTTGCACATTTGAATCTGCGAATGTAAACGCAAGCTAGTTACATTTTCTATATTTGCAGGttcctttaatttgtttgaCTCTCAACAAGCATCTCATATCTTAAAGCAAATACTTGAAGGGGTGGAGTATATTCACTCCCGTGGAATTATGCACAGAGACCTAAAGGTAGGTTTGTACAAATTTACTTTAGATTTTCACACAGTTCTtcaaaagataaaatattcagtaataAAACTGACTGCTGTGGGATAAGGATCTACTTCAGATAATGGTGGTtgacaataaaaaagaatgatTCCACTGATTTGTTATTCTAACTATCACAGaatgacatttatataaaaggtttttataacctttatataaaaagtaaatcttGTGCATTAGTCtataaatctgtctgtctggagagctgagaaagacatacagaacacaaataatgcaaatacaggcttcagttaatgttcacgtaagaataggaaaaaaaaatatgccatTGATGTTGACTGTGTCATGGTTGTTAGTGCCGGAcagactggtttgagtattAGAGAAACTGCTGGCTATGGACAACAGTCTGTAGAGTTGACATAGAATGGtatgaaaattaaaaacaaaaaaaaatcaagtgctGCAGTTCTGTGGATAAACTCTTCATTGGCAAGCGAGTTCAGTGAAGAATGAATGTTTTCAAACTGACAGGTAGGCAATGGTAGCAGGACGGACTGCAAGAGATCTCTTAAAATTTCATATTTCCGTCCAACATGTCCTGGAAGAGAACTTTCTAAACTTTTGTAACATTTTTGCATCTATTTGAAAGTGTAATGATGTCACAGTACTGGAACAGCAAATGAATTCCTTAAaatgcttattatttttatacttctgtTTACAGCCAAGGAATATTTTCCTGCAAGGGCATGAATGCCATGTAAAAATAGGTGACTTTGGATTGGCTTGTACAGATATTGTGCTGAATGAAAACGAACAGCTACCTTCAAGTTcttatataaatgaaaacacaggTGAGCTCtgaatttctatttcttttttttttctttcattggcTTGTTGTCTTCTTCTCAGCGTCTGTATTGTAGTCTGagtttatgttctttttgttgTTCAGAGTCCTCTCACACTACAGGAGTGGGCACATTTGTTTATGCTTCTCCAGAACAACTGCAGTGTTCTCATTATGACTCAAAGGTAATAAAAACTACTCAGTATGTTGTACATATTGAATTGATTAAAATTAGGTTATACTAGAACACTCTTATATGGAATGGATCACTGACACCAGAATCTGCTGTTTTCTCTGAACTTGGAGTCTTAAAGAATCTTTCCTCTTTGTTTGCAGTCAGATATGTACAGTGTCGGGGTGATTGCTGTCGAGTTGTTCCAGCCCTTTGGGACAGAGATGGAACGTGTGCAAACACTTGGAGGTCTGAGAAAGGGGAATTTTCCAGTTGACCTGTATAAGAACTGGCCTGTCCTGTCTGAGCAAATTAATCTGCTGACCAACCTGGACCCCACACTGCGACCAAGTGCATCCCAACTACTGCAAAGTGATCtctttaacaaaaaagacatggtatgtgtgcatgtaaggGCTTCTACATTTTgcatataatgtaataaaattcaaTCTGATGGTTGAAACCATCAACCAAAATGGTTTATTATGTTTTGCTCCACTTAAAAACAAATTGCCACAATAAAGGACAAGGTAACAGTCAAGTATGAGGATTTTTTAGTGGCTGCAGTTTGAATGGTTAGAGAATATAAGACTACTGATTCCAGATAGGAAATTTAAATTCATGAACAAAAAGAGGCTGCGTAAGAGTATATTCTTACCTATAGAATGTGTATCATGATTTACTAGCTCATCTTTAATTATTACTATAGCTTATCTTAATTTATggatttgtttgattgatttctTTCAAGTCATTAATATCGTAATATCCTTCCTACTCTACTATTCCTCTGTCTAgcatattaattttaaaagagTATTCTCATTTCAAATAGAAAATTAACCTTTTTTCTACTAACTGGAAGTATTTGCCAGATGGCAAATGATGTAAAATGCACTTAATGTGATGCCGCTAGCTTTAGTAGCATTCAGATAAATTTTTTGTAAATGCTGAAAAATTTTACCACACAGTTTGGgttaatttaaaagacatttgtaagatgTCAACCAAAATGTCATCAGTGATCTTGAAACTTTCCCCTCATTCAGTTCCTTTTAGCCTTGCCCATCTGTCACTATGTACACAAAGCTTTAAGggttgagtgcatgaagtgtccaacattccactttttttggttaaataGGTGCATTTTTAAGAGAATCTTCATTATGAACATGCTAcacatactatttataatatggcAGAGAGTAGTGAATATGTACGTGATTTGGGATGCATCTCCAGGTTCACAAAGGTTTTCAATAAATTAGTGCatgcaaatgaattaaataatcaatttaaACTTGATGGTGTAATCTGTTTATAAAActaataaatgctgtaaaatttaaaaagacaaTTAATTGAGGATGTGGAATCCTTTACACATACAGCAGGTTTCTACAAACTACATTTTCATGATTACCAAATTTCTCTTGTAAATGCTCCTGTGAATGATTTACAACAAAACTCAACTGCATCCAGTTTGACTAATGACGGccagtgtgttttattcagaTGTGCAGTGATGATAGAAACTGTCCTTCAGTGACAGGCTGTgaatatttttatctcattctgCTTGTGCCCTTGGAAATTGTTTATAAACAAGGTTGTTTGGACCCTTTCCTGTTTGTTCTGGCCTTGTAGTAGAGCTTTGTTTGCAAGTTGTATATCCATTTCCAGTTTTAGATAGCTGTAGTGCTGATTAGAAAGGTGTTAGAAGGTGAAGAAAGGTGTTGACTGCAAAGTCCTGCTGCATTGAGAATTAGGATAAAATTATAACTGTTATgataataacacaataacatgCATGTGTGCTCCAATTTCCAGGTAATCCATAATTTACAACAGAGGATTTATGAGCAAGAAGAGGAAATAATTCAACTCAGAAGACAGATCAGTGAGCTGCAAACTTCACCAAAGAGGTCATCACTATAATAACTACTGACTATCCAGTAGTTATGTGACTTTGGCATATTATGTGTattgttttcctttatttatttttgtcccaACATTAATCAAATTTGTCAGCATGTATGAAGACAGAATGTACGAAGTGTATTTCTGGGAACaaattttcttctgttttaaaaacattaaaaaaattttgtatttcagtgatggatggatattttTGGTTTGCGCATTGGGGAAATaggtattgtgcaatattaaacTTCCTGAGCTCTTGGCCAGTGTGACCATAGTCTTTACTTGTAAACAAGGTAAAGATGTGGCTTGTGCTCTACAGATGCCTCTGTGGTCATTCGCTAACAAGAGGCTAGGGAAATGTCTTTGGCTAAAGATTAAAATACAAcatgaaaaaattaaataatcacaaaaacaaTCACAAATGTTATCACACTTTGAGGGCCTCTGTTTGCTCTCTATACAGCTTCCAATTTATTGTGGCATGGATACCACAAAATTATGGAAATCGGGAAATATACCACAAAATTAGAAATCAAATACCAAAATTATGGAAATCATGAAATCGGTTTCATGACCATGACAATGTGTTCATTGTTCTTCAGTGGCCAGATCTGAATCCAGTAGAACTGGATTCAGATCTGGCCACTGAAGAACAATGAACACATTGTCATGGTCATGAAACCGATTTGAGATTATTTtactttgtgacatggtgcattatatggattcatgctgttggtgCCAAATACTGACCCTAACACCCGTGTGCCTCAGCAGTCACTGACATTCATCACcacagctttctgttcttggatgacagaagtggaacccaGTGTGCACTTCTGCTGTTGAAGCACATCCACATCAAGATTTGATGTGCATTCTAAGATGTTTTTCTTCTCGCCACAAATGTGTAGAGGGTCCTAACTGTATCTGTCAGTTGATTGAAGGCCATTTGTTACTAGGTATAAAGTTtggtcacacagacacacctttTGTCACACCTTTGAATTAAGTTCCAGAAGACTGCTATGCTACATGAACATTTTCAATAAACACTTTTCCCCTAAACTTGGTCCAGCTTACTTTTCTTTAACGTATTAGAAGAGGTCTAGTACGTTGACAAGCCACCCAATGACCGTGCAGCCAAATTCAAGGAAAATCTAACAATATGGCAAGCCAGCCAGGAGACACACATAAGAAGAGAACTCACCAAAAACACTGGAACAAGAAGAAGTGAACAGAAGAATCTGGGATATTCTACAACCTcaaagatcatcaacagagtctgtgttaaaaataatttaaatcatttggACTTTGTCTTAACTGTCCTCATTTTTGTGAGTGAAACTTATCAGCTCTCTCAAAGAACCCTGTTTATCAAAAGAAGCAGATCAACTTTCATAGTGCAGCACTGTTAATTAAGCTAGGGCCTTTCTCCTGGTGTCTGTAGGAATTGTTAAAGAAACAATTTGGTTTGTTCATCTTGAAATTGTAGAAGCAGAGGCTTGGTCCTTTCTCTAAATGTCTGAATGAAAGGACCAAATTATTTAGCAATTCCTACAGAGACTGTAAAAGCTGTGGCTTGGTCCTTTGTCCTGGTGTCTGTAGGAATTGTTAAAGAATTTGATCCATTCATCTTGAGTCTGTAGAAGCAGAAGCTTGGTCCTTTCTATACTGTAAATGCCTGTAGGGATTGCTAAACAATTTGGTCCGTTCATTCAGAGACTGTAGAAGCTGTGGCTTGGTCCTTACTCCTGGTGTCTTTATTAATTGTTAAAGGAAAAATTTGGTCTGTTCATCTTGAGTCTGTAGAAGTAGAGGCTTGGTCGTTTCTCTAAATGTCTTTATGAATTGCTAAACAATTTGGTCCATTCATTCAGAGAACGTAGAAGTTGTGGCTTGGTCCTTTCTCCTGGTATATGTAGgaattgttaaataaacaatttggtCTGTTAATCTTGAGACTGTAGAAGCTTTTGAAATAGTTTGGTACTGAAATTGCTGCAAGAATTTAGGATTCTTGACTGGGTGCTTAATCAGTAGCCACTGTTTGGTTAAGAAATACAGTAAAGTTTCTAACAAGGTTAGAAAAATGGTGGTCTAGAGCCAGAATTAAGGAACTGTAAGTTAATTTGCCTTCCATTGAAAGATATGGAAAGATATTAAAAGTAAATCAAACTTTCTGAGCAAGGATTCCACAGAGAACTATTTGCATTTGAAAAGAcactttaaaaacctttgttctctttctttaaCTTGAGAGCACATCTACTGTACTGCCATTGCTGAGTGTTCACTCAAAAGGTGATAGCTTTGCactgaaacaaacaacacaTGGAACAACGACATGGAACTGAGCCCCTAATGTAACAATTGAACAGATGAGAAGACATAGCATTTTAGGGCAAACCACAGGAGAGGTAGATGATCTGTAATTGTGGGCAAACTAATATCGACAACACCTGCACAAGTGTGAGACAGACAAACTACAGTGTGAGATTAATGCAGAAAAAGCAAAGGTTTGTGCTTTAGCTGAACAACTTAAATTATAAAAaggataaagagagactgctaaTTGAGCACAATTGTTTGATGACTTTGCTTTCTAAACAACAGGGATCAAACAGCTGTTCTGAAAAACATACACATCCTATAACACAGCAGCAAGAATAAACAAGGGTCACTCTGTCCATTCAAAGAGATCAGAAAAGTAGAGAATCAGCAACACCATTACCTGATTGGAGAAAGTGACGATTATTCTACAGGGAGCCATGATGACAGTGAGCAGGAATCACTCACATTTGCTCATGTCACAAAGGACAATTCAAATGCACAGCTCGCTCCTGTCATTGTAAAAAAGCAGACGAACTGAAATTGAGATGGACAATGAGGAGGAGTATGAAGAGAATGGCGAGAGAAAAACTTGCAttgtgaaaatataaaaaaggtcAAGAAACATTCTAGAATGTTGACAAGTGGTCGAAGGAGGTACCAGATGCATATAAACATCCATGAAAAGTTTGGCAAATGCTTCAGCGCCTGCAGAAAATTTACACCTTACATCCACTAGATGAAGCAATGATTCTCTACGTAAACTTTAGGGACAGTGACCAAAAAAGGCTAACTGGAAATGTTGAAACCAGGGTTGGTGAGtcaacaaaaagacaaacaaaacaaaaaacaaaaacaaaaagacaacaaaaacatttgcatgcagcttgtttaatatacattttatttttctgcattttatttatgtgtgatCAAAAACGATCAAAGGGGGGGTTAAAGGGTTTTGTGTCTAGTCATTTCATGCATAATCAACACCTGACATTCATATGTAATCAAAGTCTGATGCTCCTGTACCCCACATATAATTAACATATAACTGTAACGGGGGACCAAATGGCTGATtacattgtgcctgtgccccACCCATAGTTAAAATAATGGCCTGTCTGTAAAGCAATCAACTGATCAATACACAGGATGGCCCTTCTGTCCTGTCTATTGTACTGTGAGTTCTCCAGTAGAATGTCTTCCAGTaggaaagtcgtggcctaatggtcagagagtttgactcctaaccctaaggttgtgggttcgagtctcgggccggccacgactgaggtgcccttaagcaaggcactgaaccccccaactgctccctgtgTGCCGcagctctgggtgtgtgtttactgctgtgtgtgtgcactttgaatgggttaaatgcagagaatgaattctgagtatgggtcaccatacttagctgtatgtcacgtcactttcactatCTGTCATTGTTTAAAGGCCATTTGTTACCAGGTATAAAGTCTTTTACCTTTGAGTTAAGTTCCAGAAACTGCTATGCTACACAAACATCTTCAATAAACACTTCCCCTGAACTTGGTCCAGCTCccttttcttttacatattaGAAGCATTCTAGAATGTTGGCGAGCCCCCCAATTACTGTGCAGCCAAATTCAAGGAAAATCTAACATTATCTAAGTTCAGAGTGGTTATCTAACACTAACCTTGTACTTTTTGTTCAcgctttatttatattatttattatatatttattttagtaagcTTTATTCACGCTTACTAAACCTCTTAggccacactgttacacatatacagtgccttgcaaaagtattcatacccactaaaccttttcacattttgacacgttacaaccacaaacaaaaatgtattttattaggactttatgtgatagaccaacacaaagtggcacataattgtgaagtggaaggaaaatgataaatggtgtccaaattctttttacaaataaatatctgaaaagtgtggcgtgCATTTGTATTAGCCCCAgtgagtcaatactttgtagaaccaccttttgccgcaattacagctgcaagtcttttgaggtatgtctctaccagctttgcacatctagagagtgaaatttttgcccattcttctttgcaaaatagctcaagttcagtcagattggatggcgagcatctgtgaacagcgattCAAGTCTCGCCACatattctcaattggatttaggtctggactttgactgggccattctaacacatgaatatgctttgatctaaaccactccattgtagctcactcattgtatgtttagggtcattgtcttgctggaaggtgaacctccgccccagtctcaagtcttttgcagactctaacaggttttcatctaagattgccctctatttggctccatccacctttccatcaactctgaccagcttccctgtccctgctgaagaaaagcatccccacaacatgatgtgGCCACCACCATATTTCACAGTGGGGATGgagtgttcagggtgatgtgcagtgttaggtttccgccCCAGAcaacgttttgaattttggccaaaaagttcaattttggtctcatctgaccagagcaccttcttccgctgtgtcccccacatggcttgtcgcaaactgcaaacgggatttcttatggctttctttcaaaaatggttttcttcttgccacttttccataaagaccagatttgtggagtgcacgactaatagttgtcctgtggacagattcttcCACCTGAACTGTGAATCTCTGCAGTTCCTCCTCCATGGGCCTCATGgatgcttctctgattaatgctctccttgcaaGGCCTGacagtttaggtggacggccatgtagttggtaggcttgcagatgtgccatactctttccatttccagatgatggattgtacatggattgtattaatttataacctagccctgctttaaacttctccacaactttatccctgacctgtctggtgtgttctttggtctctaatgttctctaacacacttctgagggcttcacaggacaactgtatttatactgagattaaattacacacaggtgcactctatttactaattaggtgacttctgaaggcagttggtttcactggattttagttaggggtatcagagtaaaggggctaaatacaaatgcacaccacacttttcagatatttgtgaaaaaaaacatttggacaccatttataattttcattccacttcacaattatgtgccactttcttttttcaatttcataaaatcccaataaaatacatttttctttgtggttgtaacatgtcaaaatgtcgagaagttcagtgggtatgaatacttttgcaaggcactatATTACTAATCCCAGAGAGGAAtagaaacacaacataaaacaatTTACAGTAAGACTTAAGCATatgcagtacacaaaataaaacaaaacaataccaAAACACCAGGCTGAGGTCCCCAAAGGAGAGAAATGATCACCTGGTTACTTAAGTTAGCCAAAAGCACACCTCACTGGTCCCCATGCACTCACACCCAGTGTACGcaacacacactgaagaaaCCACCAACTCAAAAGGGAGAGAAGATCTTTGCACCTGTGGGAGCCTCCAGCAACTATTTCaagattaaagaaaaataattagagATCACTATTTACTGCGCTCCCCATCAGACTCCATGGAAAGTGCTAAACCGCTCACTGTACCCACACCAGGCACAGACATCCTGGTACTGGCTAAGCCAGCAGAACTGACACCTAGCACACAGGCCAGAGGCATCAAGCCAAGTCAGCAGAGGCAACAGAGGCATCAAGTCAGTCAAGACCACAAGAGAGTCCACTCTAAGCAATCACAGTCTCAATCATCAATAGACTGATGAACTTTCATCACTGGGAAGACCCAGGATGGAGACAGAGACTGTCAAGGGTGCAGTTAGCAAGGAAGATGTAAAATTGTGTCAGTCAGGCAAACCCAATGCTTGTGAACAAAAAAGACTGACTGAGCACCAAGAACATGATTTAAACCAGCCACATGCTTCTACTGCCACAaaggacagagacaaagagtaCCATCGCAACTACAGAGAGCTCAAGGACAGGAGCAGAGAATGTCATGGATAGGAACATTGAACACAGAGAAAGTATTATCCACAGAAGGAGCTCTCTTGCAGTCGTCACAGAGATAAAGAGTCAGCTCAGTACTGGGATAGATATTCCTACCAGCACGGAGACTCCCAATACAAAAGAGCTAGAGAGGAGCGGTCACAGGATTAGAAGCAAAAGATTCCAGACTTCACACTGCTCGTCAAGCCACAATCATAGAGGACTAGTGTTGCACCATGCATGGGAAGACCGTCATGACAGGAGTCACTACAATGGAGAGCAGAGCAGCAATAGAGCAAAGCCCTCATCTCCATGTACTACTAGCCCTTTGCTGTGGCACGGGAACCAGAAAATGCAGCCTGTCTGGTAAAGACAGCATGTCTGAGGAGCGCAGGgccaagaaataaaaaaaaaaatcaaataagaaaaataaagacaagcaCAGGCAAGTAAAAATGTTCCTTGTTTCTGTTGTCTATGAACTGCAACAGAGAGAACTGTCCCTAGAGTAGTTT
It includes:
- the eif2ak1 gene encoding eukaryotic translation initiation factor 2-alpha kinase 1 isoform X1, encoding MAEEGSSVRASDGYRVLLHTGDHAGGLFQLTDNENIQFDTSDSDNNSEVLMAGGQYPSIQEFASGIPNHLLLGSLLEHLCFVYERDPAQSRMLFKVIGQRLAAMNLLSPLAISDEFSTVRLQHSRAFAELLHAASSSLFPQNQRYLNVDGQNPVLRTKSGLFQTSRYLTEFEEMSPLGRGSYGKVFKVKNKLDGQDYAVKKILIKNVTRNDCMKVLREVKVLSSLQHPNIVGYHTAWMEHVQPAVKNCTPTILSAIPALETPSQTERLDEESNSSTNGSSIVFENSSSKCSKDRKGQSMNMRIKSSSNVLTSTMAKEQRSQVLSTNMPKPLNFVPCVFLGEPRSVSKTCPALRWESSTLSEESYVDMSSQQWADKHPNEVQFHLMLYIQMQLCERSLKEWIQERNSETDLTKSTGSFNLFDSQQASHILKQILEGVEYIHSRGIMHRDLKPRNIFLQGHECHVKIGDFGLACTDIVLNENEQLPSSSYINENTESSHTTGVGTFVYASPEQLQCSHYDSKSDMYSVGVIAVELFQPFGTEMERVQTLGGLRKGNFPVDLYKNWPVLSEQINLLTNLDPTLRPSASQLLQSDLFNKKDMVIHNLQQRIYEQEEEIIQLRRQISELQTSPKRSSL
- the eif2ak1 gene encoding eukaryotic translation initiation factor 2-alpha kinase 1 isoform X2 → MNMYGAEAKMDSEQTDIAGLIAKFIATASDSDNNSEVLMAGGQYPSIQEFASGIPNHLLLGSLLEHLCFVYERDPAQSRMLFKVIGQRLAAMNLLSPLAISDEFSTVRLQHSRAFAELLHAASSSLFPQNQRYLNVDGQNPVLRTKSGLFQTSRYLTEFEEMSPLGRGSYGKVFKVKNKLDGQDYAVKKILIKNVTRNDCMKVLREVKVLSSLQHPNIVGYHTAWMEHVQPAVKNCTPTILSAIPALETPSQTERLDEESNSSTNGSSIVFENSSSKCSKDRKGQSMNMRIKSSSNVLTSTMAKEQRSQVLSTNMPKPLNFVPCVFLGEPRSVSKTCPALRWESSTLSEESYVDMSSQQWADKHPNEVQFHLMLYIQMQLCERSLKEWIQERNSETDLTKSTGSFNLFDSQQASHILKQILEGVEYIHSRGIMHRDLKPRNIFLQGHECHVKIGDFGLACTDIVLNENEQLPSSSYINENTESSHTTGVGTFVYASPEQLQCSHYDSKSDMYSVGVIAVELFQPFGTEMERVQTLGGLRKGNFPVDLYKNWPVLSEQINLLTNLDPTLRPSASQLLQSDLFNKKDMVIHNLQQRIYEQEEEIIQLRRQISELQTSPKRSSL